The genomic interval CCtactcagtctctctctctctctctctctctctctctctctctcccctcactTGGGTATCTGTTATTTTTCTTCGTTTTCCCACTGATCTATAGGGAGACTTGTAGGATGTTATGGCGCTCAATGTAATATCAGTGTAAGATTTCTGTTGCCCAGAACGACACTTCCCCAAACTTCTTCCTTCCCGATCTGAGCCCCTAACATAGGATCTTGTTGGTTTGATCTAATACTGACGCTAGTGCTTCACATGACaagatcttttttctttttgcatctAATTTTCAAGAAGGGCCGATTTTTTGGATTAATTTGTATGCGTCTCTGATCTATCAATggcatttagaatatttttttgttgtattttagagtaattctatatacaatcgtgaagtacgAAAAtaccgcgtaatcgttttgaaaaaaagttaaatctactattaaaatattaattttttttatttaggtctcatgttttattcaatttattcaaagtgattacgcggcggttgtataattcacgattgtaaatatcttttctctttactttattatcattttttagaGCTTGATTTTGTCGATTTAGCTGAATATTTTTCCTTTAGATCAAAGTAATTATCAGCTCTTGTATTGGTTTAGATGACCTAAACTTTGGGTTCCTCGAAAAGTTGatgtttaatttgtattttttaacacgGTACTTTTCCATTGGATCAAGCTTAATCGGTAGCTACCTTGGTTTTTACTAGAATTTCAAGtgtttttgcttattttttggGTGGGTCGTCCTTGTGTTTTGCCAATATTGTTTAATGAGCTTATAGCATTCTTATCCGGTtctcaataatatttcttaaaatttggctaaaaatTACACTTCTTATAATTCTCtattaaattttactcatcttttcAAAATCTCCTATAttctatttcttattctttctttattatttttttctcttactttcctttatattctttctttatattctattaaaatataagtttagaataaaaaaatcaaaaaaatgatttaggttgcgtttagatgttgagttgagttgagttgagttgagttaagatgataaaatattgttagaatattattttttaatattattattattattttaagatttgaaaaaattgaattgtttattatattttgtattgagatttgaaaaaattataatgatgagttgagagatgtttaataaccaaacgaagccagGATGTGTATAGTTACTCCCCAAACTTAAGAGAGTAACTGTGCACATCCTaaaatcaaaacttaatttagggAACCGATGTAGATGagttttcttcacttttttttttccctataatttgGCTAAGGATTAGTTGTAGGGATGCGGTCCATGCGGATGGGGATCCTCTTAGTGGTTCAATCCACttctttatctattttaaatcattttttcctacTTGTATTTTTGCAGACTCCATTTCTACTAGTCTAGGCTGATACTATGCTCATGAAGTGAGTTTTgttacttcttttcttttccagcCTTCGGTGCTGgtgttgaggagagagagagagagagcaaatgaGCGGAGAGAGAAAACCTTGACAGTGTGTTTGTCACTCATCCGGCTAGAAGCATCACTCTTTCATTTTATAATGGTTATTGATTTTCTGTCACTCTTTCGTTCTTACCTCTTAGGCCCATTTGGATTGGTCAcgtctcatttcattttaatatttaaatagtataaatataaatattttttaattttaaattttcaatattttttttaatcattacttaatcattataattttcttaaactttcaattaaaatacaaaaaataatttaactttttcaaatcttaaaataaaaatcatattaaaaaattatattcttacaatattttaattttataatatttttatttaactttttctcttttttatcaaaatctcataaaatatattaattcaaatcatttcactactatttacaaatttctcgtcacatctcatctcaacatccaatgCCCAATAAACCATTGTAGTTTTGGTTGACACCATAATACATGAATACCAGTGTACTTCTTTTCAAGGCCACTAAAACCTTTTCATGACCATTTTGCCGAACCATTAATATATCTACATACGCAGTTTATATTATCACTTTATAACATTAAAAGAAATCTCGTATAGGTTGTAAAGTTTTTCTCAAATACTCGTTAAAACTCAAATTGAATTAAAACTCCATATTAAGATATAGATTTAAACTAATTGATCAGTCATGTTCACTCAGTCAAGCCTCAAGTGAACTCTCTAGTTAATCCTCACTCGATCATAGGCCGTCCGAGCCAATCTCGAGTTGGTACTCGCTAGACTAATGATCGAGAGATCTTCAAGCGAAGTCTTTAGATTGGTCCTTAATTTTCTTTCCGAGCTTCTCCCCTTTTCAAGTCATTCTTGTCCTCTAAGCACTTTTATGTTTTTGATGGTCATGCACTTTGCATCAAGGCCGCATGCACACTACAAGGAAAAAGGCTTTTACCGGCATTTTTTTATGTGTCGCAAATAAAATCGATGCAACTAGCCACTTTTTTTGACAGTTCAAATTTCGTCGTTCACAAATAGCGCCAAGTAACTTCTAAAGCGCGAGTtaacaataattttctttttctagcgATATTTCTCTTTATTACGGCGACTTTTATGTCGCAAGTAATTGTTCTTTATCGTGTCGGCTATTTCTTTCGATAAAGAGGATTAATTACggagattttttataaaacaccgCTAAAAAccttaaagtaattttttttttcagaaaaattctatacactacaCCACCATCTCACTTTtatcctattatatattatgtgatatatttattatcattggatgataaagaatcatctaataaatgatcatttaataatgataaatatgctaCATCATATATAGTAGGATGAATGTAGAATGGTGGTGTggtatatataacattactatttTCCCTTCCCAAATCGAAGACGCCTTCTAGCAATTCAGTGTTGTGTGATTTGTTCCCTGAATCCTAAGGTAGGAGTAAGAAAATCTCGAGCCCAATCTCCTTCCATTGTCTTCAAATCGAACACCGCTGGCTctagtatgtgttttttttatagttattttttatagaaatttttttaatattttttaatattttaaaaaaataaaataaatttataatattattaaaaaacacttctttaatcatgaagtaaaataaaattattaaaaaatatttctttaatcacgaagtaaaaaatactccataattatgaaatattttttaataatattataactttctatcttttttaaatatttaaaattgttaaaagaatctataaaaaaatacattaaataatatataatagagcCAACAATAACTCTCAACGAGTCACCAACAGTAACTCTATCAATATCctttctctaatattattattagtattgtAGAAAAGATGAGATCATGACAGCTTCATGATtacaatttaaaacttttaaatggACATCGTTAAGGTAAAATGTACGTTTACATGCAAAGGACCTGTTACCTAGCGAGCCGGCCAGCATTTATTGTTAGGCATACTGCTAATtaaaaattagttattttttaaatttttttacagattttttttaacatacttaattattaaaaaatatatatattttttattaatagttacttttttaatcattacataaaataaaatacataaacaataaaattaagattttatttctattcgtaactcatttcaatctatttcaatttatctcatctcatcattataatttttttaaatttttatataaaatataataaataattctatttttttaaattttaaaataattttttaaaatttttatataaaatataatatataatttaatttttattttattatttataaatcatttcaatcCACCATCTCGAAATCTAAACCGCAGCTCCTCACAATCTCATAGGTTCAAGCATTTTGCTTACAGGCAATTACAAGTTTTGTATCGGTGGTATCGTGTGCATTACGTAACCATCCACCgtctttaattatttcattaaaaaagaaaactctccattatttttatataaaatatttgacaaGACCTAAAAGCAAGATTAAGGTAATTTAAAGATTAGAAGGACGACCAAAAGTCCGTCCAAGTTCTGCTTTATATGCTATCACGCGTGCTATAAATCATGTAATCACGCTTCCAATTATGTATACATGTATATAGAAAAAAAGTTACTTTGCCTTCTCATTTTGACCTATTTGACTGttggtcaaatttttttttttacttaataattaagaaagtatttaattttaaatatatttatatattttttttattttttaaaaatatttaaatatattaaaaaaatataaaaaaaaaataatagacgaTATATCCAACGATAAGAGTGAGACGGCAGAGTAACCCCActcatatacatacatacatatatatatatatatattaatatatatatgcgatAGAAACAGTTTTGAAATGTACAATTACatacattcattttaaaaaatttatcattaaaaaataatttttttccgtATAAAACTTAAACTTACCTACTTTTTATATGCGTGATCCACGAGTTAAAAGCAATTGCCCGAGGCCCCCACACCACTCAACTTACtaatgatatttattaaaaaaataaaagccctTAAATCTTCTAACAactaatatatattgatattataattatttagaaaataatataattagaatgcCCCCAAGGAATTAAGAAACTTTCTagcaaagataaaaaaagactctaaagaaataaaaacacctagaaatactatttttgattaattaatttaaaaagtaattaaccttataattaattagtttatataagagaaaagagTTTTTAGAGTCATGTATTCAAGAAAATAACCTTAAAACTAAATGAAGATCAACAAAAGCAATTACAATGGTTAGtgtataaatattacataataaaacaaaagtaaGAATTTgttgtatttactatttatgttcaacatatatatatatatatataattgtttattacattattgtgccaaaataaattataagagcAAAGCTTCTAAAGTTTTTATCTTAGACCTCAATATTGATTGAGCCAGTACTACGTACTACTCCTGCCTAAGACTATATAAATCTTgtaatctttattttaaataatcatgTTATCTTTAATCATATTACTGACGTggcatattaaatatttaaatggcaatcaattaatatatatatagacgacAACGgtccacgtacgtacgtagttcaTCCACTACGCATGCATTGAACCATGCATAAGAAATGGTCATGTGGGATTTAAAGTTGTTTTTCTCTTACGACATTTTGCCTGCCAATTACAAGCATGACTAGACGTTGTTCCTCATTGCCCAATGTCGGCATACCCATTGATCAAGCCATAAATCACTCCAACGACATCAATACAGAATGTCAACATCCGAAGATCAGTGTCATATCCGGCCGGCATCCCACAATTTACGGGATAGTATTTAAAGCTtcatgtgtatgtatatatattgtactgGGTTGTATtatcaaattcaataaaaacaaGATACTGATCTGTTTTACCCAACTACTCTTGTTCACTTCTATCAAATATAAAgccatatatatgcatgccagCAAGAATACTAATCAATCGTCACTAATCTTCAGGATCatcttcttaaaataaaaataatattaaaaaataatattataataatattttaactttataatatttttattcaattttttctttcttatatcccagaactccataaaatattttaattcaaactatttctaattcatctcatctcaatttaaatatctcactattatttacaaaccatctcaactcactatccaaatcaagAAGAATGCTTCAAAAtagttgtaaataatagtaagattatttttgaatagtactaaaataatttgagataagatgttgtattgggttttgaaaaatgaaagaaaagaagttaaataaaaatattataaaattacaaaattgtttgaatatgatttttgttttaaaatctgaaatagatatataatattattttttgtatttcgttcaaaaattttaaaaaattataatgattagatgaaaaagttaaaaatttcaaattgtaaattattttgtacttgagtgatgtttggaaatgaaatatttgaaaatacttgagaataattatttttccaaataggTCCTTagtttatgtattatatatgtctTTTATTTTAGGCTGCGTTTGTATGTTAAGTTGAACTCAgctgagttgaattttttatgaatagtaatgagttgagtagtggagagAATTATGTAGGgaccatctaaactgagtttaaagtatgtttggatgttaatatgagtttagtactttttatgaaaaattgaaaaatgttgtaggtcccacatataaagatgttttaacttaaaaaaagttgtaggtctcacgtgtaaaaatattttgagttgggatgagtttagtaatttgagagttggatatttagattttaaactcaacttaaagttagattaaaatcaacttaaagTTAAATTGAAATCAGCTGAGTTTGAAAACCAAACGCAACTTTAGAATGCTATTGTCTAGATACCCTGACATTTTAATGTTTTCTAAATTGCTACATATACATCCATCGTACTTAGTTTGGTTTGATTtgtcccctccctccctcctaaATCATATTGAAATTATGGCCAAAGCTCATTTTTGAATGGTAATTAGTTTTAATGTATTGCTCTTTTTTTTCACTACTGTAATTGTTCAGAAATGATATCAATAGTCATAGAATATGCAAGTGACGCACACTCTTTTAAAGAAATGTAAGTAGGTATAatactcatattaaaaaattaaatttttaataatagatctaattctttttaaaaaaaaaaaaaacgtgaccCTTGCACAATGTATGGCTATATGTAATATTACGTGTAAGTGTTTTACATAATTTGCTTGTggagaaaattatttgaaaagacTACTCAACTCCAGCTTCATTTTTCAAGAGTGAAATTGTTGAAGAACATCTATACACAAAATCTATGAACTCTCCTCCTTGTCAACAAACTAGGCTATATCGtcagctgttttttttttttttggtcaatattaaaaatactttgattattttgatgtttcaaCTTTATTAGATCGTTGAGCTCATGTCAAGCCATGACGATCGTTGTATTGCTGACATACCCCCAACAATATTCAATTACTAAATCGGAAAGCAATGAAACATATGCATTGAACACATTGTACTTGGACAGGTTAATTAGAGAACAAGTCGTAATTTacttgttggtatttttttaattatagtattataatttatagtattttattcaatataaatactttaagctctttcaaaatatatatatatatatataaatagtttaaagaTGCTCAAAGATATTGTCTGCTTAGTGAACACTAGATATCGATCCTGAAGATTAGTGACGACTAATTACCAAATACTCTTGGTGGCATGCACTTTCGTGTGTTGATAAAAGTCATGAACTTGTACTGTTTGTAATACGAATATTACTAATTACAAGAAAAgcaattttaaattctaatcaCATAGCTTACAACGACTAagttacattatattatatatatatacacactttttTTTGTAAGTGGACCCAACTGGACGAAAAACAATACACACCATACCACATGTACAGGACCTACTATACAAATTCAACATGCAGaacaccctttttttttttttttgtcatggtGAACACTTCCCCAGAGAACTTCCTATACAAATTAAGCATGCATGTAGAAcactttttttgttctttttggttATGGCGAACACTTCTGCAATAAATTATGCAATGTAAATCTTGCAAGCTGGTTGGACGTTCCTCTGCCGATTCCTCACACCAATTTCCTTCCCTTCCTTCATAACATGCTCCAAATATGACTCAATGATTAGGTCACGATATCTCTTATGAAACGTGAGCATGTACGACATCGTGGTCTCCTGGCGAGGAGTATAGAAGGATCTTGATGTTTTGACTTCTTGTTTTACCTCCCACCAAATCTTAACACCACGAAACTCATCTGCCACGGTTTGATGCGCATCCAGGCTCAAAACCACTTTGCTGCTATCTTTACCCAACTCTGCTTTGAGTCGTTTAGCTGTCTTGGGAGCTTTGGTGCTGAGGTAAGTCTCAACAGTTAAATAGGCATCGCTACGCTTGAACCGATCTTCTGAGGCCTCAGAGAACGAAATATTTATGTAGGGATTGAAGTAGCTGATGATTATGCTTGTATATTTATTGAAGAATTCTCGAAGCTCTTTAGGAAAATATTGTGGATAGAGTGTCCACAAAAGCATGATGCTGCCTAGGGCAGAGATCACAGATGCCCACAACTCAGTCACAGTCGTTGGCGACattgttggttttgttttcgtGGGGAGGGGGAGTGGGTTTTTCGAGATCTTTGAGGTCGGAAGGTTTTTCTTGGTACACGTGGATTGAGGATGTGTGGGGAATCAAGTGAAGTACAAGAACTGGTTGGGGATGTGGGAATCCTGAGGACTCTGCAATCTGCATGGACTTGCAGTGTTGAATTTAAAGGCGGTAAGTTGTCTTTGATGGGAAGTAAAGTCCGTTAGGTTGTTTGGAATCAAACCTCacttttaactcattttaatttatctctctcttcgttataacttttttaaatttttatataaaatataaaaattaatttaaattttttaaatctcaaaataataataatattttaataatattttattctactatttacaaatcatttcaactcatttataaatctaaatcACCTAATGAGTAATTCAagtattatgtgaataataataaaaaaataataaataataataaataataatgatatattttgagagtaCATGAAGTACTCTAAGTATCCAAATCTAACTAAtacatgagataagatgagaaaattttagataaaaattaaatgttaaataaaatattattttttgatattaatattattttaaaatttaatataattaaattatttattatattttatataaaattaaaaaaaattataataataaaatgagataaataaaattatttgtatacgAAAACGAGGCCTTAATATTGGAGGAGTACTCAAGGACAGCGGGCGGTCAAtataattggaaaaaaatatatgtgcgTGAAAGGTACGTTCCATGTTTCTTCCCATTCCATGCTTTGATCAAGCAATCTTCCACTCATGAGATCAAACAAAAGTAGCCAGCAAATTGTGTTGGCCCacattatagtttttaaattgctatatatatatatatatttgaatgacATTAGAGCCACCGCTCTCAGTTGGGAGCTACTGTTAatggttttaagatttttattttttttatatttttttaatgtattttttttatatttttaaatatttttataaaaaataaaaaaaattataatattattaaaaaagtacttatttaattattaaataaaaaataataataacaaaaaaataaaaaagtatagtaataaaaatcattgataaaaatagtattatataaatatatatatgtctgttTATTACTTAAAAGTCGTTATATATGTACTGTTCATTATTGTttatcaacagtaataaacagtacatAAGTTTTTTTTGCAAGTGTTAATATGTGAACagtatgaacagtaaataagtttttttttttttttttttttcacgtttgttttgtttttctatttctttttaggTTTGTCTATAtgaatgtcaatgtgcgacgtaatatcACAATCGTGagtggggaatgagagagagggagaaataaaaggtgggaaaaaatattagtttataagttttaaattacaactcttcatctttaattttcagatttaatctaacgataaaagtttaaatattgatttaaactaacataaaatagataattaaaatactaattttttatgattaaataaatgatgaaattttactgtatatttttaagaaaaaaaaactatcaaattaatttgaacttttaatataatttaaattttataatcaataataaatataaataaataataattttatttttatatattagattatttttttcttcaatttgatagATGTGGCAAAGTTACCACctctagtgtgtatatatatatatatatatatatatatatatatatataaacacatccATCGTTCCTAATTTTGGTTTGACTTGTCCTCGACCTCCTAAATCATATTAAAATGATTAGTTGTCGGAATGAATTATTCTTGAGCTGGTACTGCAACTGTTTTTAccttttggcaaaaaaaaaatcatattggCCGAAAGCCGCCTCCATAGAgtgtttattaaaatatatatgcatgattatACCTAATTTGAGTTTGATTTGTCCACTCCCTCCTAAATCATATTAGAATTATGGTAGAATATATTATTTGCTAAGGATTGGTTTGGATACTAGGCCTAGTTTGGATAGAGATattttgatctcatctcatttcattttaatatttaaacatcacaaatatgaacatttttaaattttaatattttacttttttatctaataattacttaattattataattttttcaaatttccaaacaaaacacaaaagacaattcaatattttcaaatcttaaaataaaaataatattaaaaaataatattataataatattttaactttataatatttttattcaattttttctttcttatatcccagaactccataaaatattttaattcaaactatttctaattcatctcatctcaatttaaatatctcactattatttacaaaccatctcaactcactatccaaatcaagAAGAATGCTTCAAAAtagttgtaaataatagtaagattatttttgaatagtactaaaataatttgagataagatgttgtattgggttttgaaaaatgaaagaaaagaagttaaataaaaatattataaaattacaaaattgtttgaatatgattttttaatatgatttttgttttaaaatttgaaatagatatataatattattttttatatttcgttcaaaaattttaaaaaattataatgattatatgaaaaaattaaaaatttcaaattgtaaattattttgtacttgagtgatgtttggaaatgaaatatttgaaaatacttgagaataattatttttccaaataggTCCTTagtttatgtattatatatgtctTTTATTTTAGGCTGCGTTTGTATGTTAACTTGAACTCAgctgagttgaattttttatgaatagtaatgagttgagtagtggagagAATTATGTAGGGACCATCTAAACAGAGTTTAaagtatgtttggatgttaatatgagtttagtactttttatgaaaaattgaaaaaggttgtaggtcccacatataaatatgttttaacttaaaaaaagttgtaggtctcacgtgtaaaaatattttgagttgggatgagtttagtaatttgagagttggatatttagattttaaactcaacttaaagttagattaaactcaacttaaagtTAGATTGAAATCAACTGAGTTTGGaaaccaaacgcaaccttaggATGCTATTGTTGAGATACCTTGACTTTTTAATGTTTTCTAAATTGCTACATATACATCCATTGTACTTAGTTTCATTTGATTTGTCCCCTCCCTCCTAAATCATATTGAAATTATGGCCAAAGCTCATTTTTGAATGGTAATTAGTTTTAATGTATTGCTCTTTTTTTTCACTACTGTAATTGTTCAGAAATGATATCAATAGTCATAGAATATGCAAGTGACGCACActcttttaaataaatgtaaGTAGGTATAatactcatattaaaaaattaaatttttaataatagatctaattcttttttgaaaaaaaaaaagcgtgaCGCTTGCACAATGTATGGCTATATGTAATATTACGTGTAAGTGTTTTACATAATTTGCATGTggagaaaattatttgaaaaaactaCTCAACTCCAGCTTCATTTTTCAAGAGTGAATTGTTGAAGAACATCTATACACAAAATCTATGAACTCTCCTCCTTGTCAACAAACTAGGCTATATCGtcagctgtttttttttttttggtcaatattaaaaatactttgattattttgatgtttcaaCTTTATTAGATCGTTGAGCTCATGTCAAGCCATGACGGTCGTTGTATTGCTGACATACCCCCAACAATATTCAATTACTAAATCGGAAAGAAATGAAACATATGCATTGAACACATTGTACTTGGACAGGTTAATTTGAGAACAAGTCGTAATTTacttgttggtatttttttaaggggTTTGCTATGTATCTGTCTACActcggcacacacttcacatatttttttttttttttttttacactcaatgtattgagtgtgtgccggtgtaggcagatgtaaaaatttttccttttttcaattatagtattataatttatagtattttattcaatataaatactttaagctgtttcaaaatatatatatatatatatatatataaatagtttaaagaTGCTCAAAGATATTGTCtgctttgtttcaaaaaaaaaaaagatattgtcTGCTTATAGAACTGGACGTACGAGACAGCCTGGCAATTGGTATGCGGTCCACGACAAATGTACGATGATGTACTTCACGTTTTAAGTACATAGTGGGCACAGAGAAATGTTGAcgaatagattaaaaaaaaaaaaaaaaatctagagtaaCCGATATTTGGTcctgatttatttatttattttaacttaaaaataaagaaaatatttttaataatattgtaaattttttaaaaaaatatttaaaaatataaaaatattgttcttcTTGAGACCGGTCTCATGCTACatctgctaaaaaaaaaaaaggtcatacTAGCGGGCGCTTGTGTTTACATCGGGATActgttaattataaatttttttttttaattttttaagtagtttttaatattcttaattattaaaaatatatatataattttattaatagtcactttcttaactattaaataaaaaaaattaaaatacattagcGATAAGATTGAGCGATAAATTTAAAGGATTCcactaacatttaaaaaaaaataagtgttaggtatatatataataatgcaaCGTATAGTTTAatgtaatatgttagatttattttataataattttttaataaattatattaaagtaagtgaatatataaattttttttgtataaaatttttgtctCCAATTGCGAAAAGTTTGGAGTAGGAGAGGTTAGTCGGCAAAGAAAGTAACATATTTGGGCACTCATGTGATTAGTTg from Juglans regia cultivar Chandler chromosome 2, Walnut 2.0, whole genome shotgun sequence carries:
- the LOC109016289 gene encoding AAA-ATPase ASD, mitochondrial-like, which encodes MSPTTVTELWASVISALGSIMLLWTLYPQYFPKELREFFNKYTSIIISYFNPYINISFSEASEDRFKRSDAYLTVETYLSTKAPKTAKRLKAELGKDSSKVVLSLDAHQTVADEFRGVKIWWEVKQEVKTSRSFYTPRQETTMSYMLTFHKRYRDLIIESYLEHVMKEGKEIGVRNRQRNVQPACKIYIA